The following are from one region of the Anomaloglossus baeobatrachus isolate aAnoBae1 chromosome 1, aAnoBae1.hap1, whole genome shotgun sequence genome:
- the PIGY gene encoding phosphatidylinositol N-acetylglucosaminyltransferase subunit Y, with product MFLSLPTLTVLVPLLSLTGILYSASVDADFPQGCTSMASVCFYSLLLPITLPVYVFFHLWTWMGLKLFRHN from the coding sequence ATGTTTCTATCTCTCCCCACGCTGACTGTGCTCGTTCCTCTCTTGTCGCTGACTGGAATCCTTTACTCTGCCTCAGTGGACGCTGATTTCCCCCAGGGATGTACCAGCATGGCAAGTGTGTGTTTCTACAGTCTCCTGCTGCCCATCACCCTACCCGTCTATGTGTTTTTTCATCTGTGGACATGGATGGGACTCAAGCTTTTCAGACATAATTAA